A region from the Naumannella halotolerans genome encodes:
- a CDS encoding heavy metal translocating P-type ATPase — protein MGTTESAAPVRLELKIDGMTCASCANRVERKLNKLDGVAANVNYATEKAALTVPADTDPQTLINAVEEAGYGARLPEADRAETAEDDPELRSLRQRLIGAAVLSIPVILMAMIPALQFDYWGFASLVLAAPVIVWAGWPFHRAAWLNLRHGAATMDTLISVGTGAAFVWSVIALFLGSAGEPGMTHRFTLTLAPTDGLSNIYLEVAAGVITFILFGRWVEKRSKRQAGAALRALLELGAKEVTLLRDGTEVRVPIEQLAVGDSFVVRPGEKIATDGVIIAGSSAVDVSMLTGESVPVEVAEGDPVSGATINAGGRVVVRATRVGSDTQLAQMAQLVEDAQSGKAQVQRLADRVSAIFVPVVIAIAVATLGGWLGAGFPVADAFTAAVAVLIIACPCALGLATPTALLVGTGRGAQLGILIKGPEVLESTRRVDTIVVDKTGTVTEGRMSLTEVITGTGVDRQRLLRLAGGLENASEHPIARAIAAAAIDQVGELPTVVDFENLAGRGVRGSVDGTQVLAGRVSLIAESCEVDPVLRDSLARAERTGGTAIMVAFDGAAVGVLVVTDRLKPTSVEAVAQFRRLGLTPVLLTGDNAAVAAQVGAEVGIDRVIAEVLPAGKVEVVRGLQAGGRVVAMVGDGVNDAPALAQADLGLAMGSGTDVAIEAADITLVRNDLRAAGDAIRLSRRTLGTIRANLFWAFAYNTAAIPIAALGLLNPMLAGAAMALSSVFVVTNSLRLRGFRAASDDPAQALLPVPGRDG, from the coding sequence ATGGGCACAACTGAGTCAGCCGCCCCGGTCCGCCTGGAGCTGAAGATCGACGGGATGACCTGTGCATCCTGCGCCAACCGGGTGGAGCGCAAGCTGAACAAGCTCGACGGGGTGGCCGCGAACGTCAACTACGCCACGGAGAAGGCCGCGCTCACCGTACCGGCCGACACCGATCCGCAGACCTTGATCAACGCCGTCGAGGAGGCCGGGTACGGTGCTCGCCTGCCCGAGGCAGATCGCGCCGAGACCGCCGAGGACGATCCCGAACTGCGCAGCCTGCGGCAGCGGCTGATCGGTGCAGCGGTGTTGTCGATCCCGGTGATCTTGATGGCCATGATCCCGGCATTGCAGTTCGACTACTGGGGATTCGCCTCGCTGGTGCTCGCCGCGCCGGTGATCGTCTGGGCCGGCTGGCCGTTCCACCGTGCCGCCTGGCTGAACCTGCGGCACGGCGCGGCGACCATGGACACGCTGATCTCGGTCGGTACGGGTGCGGCCTTCGTCTGGTCGGTGATCGCCCTGTTCCTCGGCAGCGCCGGTGAACCGGGGATGACCCACCGCTTCACCCTCACGCTCGCCCCGACCGACGGGTTGTCGAACATCTACCTCGAGGTCGCCGCCGGGGTGATCACCTTCATCCTCTTCGGCCGCTGGGTGGAGAAGCGTTCCAAGCGACAGGCCGGTGCCGCCCTGCGGGCGCTGCTGGAACTCGGGGCGAAGGAGGTCACCCTGCTGCGTGACGGCACGGAGGTACGGGTGCCGATCGAACAGCTCGCCGTCGGCGACAGCTTCGTCGTCCGTCCCGGGGAGAAGATCGCGACCGACGGCGTGATCATCGCCGGCAGCTCGGCCGTCGACGTCTCGATGCTCACTGGCGAATCCGTCCCGGTCGAGGTGGCCGAGGGTGACCCTGTCAGCGGGGCGACGATCAACGCCGGCGGGCGGGTGGTGGTACGCGCGACCCGGGTCGGTTCGGACACCCAGCTGGCGCAGATGGCGCAGCTGGTCGAGGATGCTCAGTCCGGCAAGGCCCAGGTGCAGCGGCTGGCCGACCGGGTCTCGGCGATCTTCGTACCGGTGGTGATCGCGATCGCCGTCGCCACCCTGGGAGGATGGCTCGGCGCCGGTTTCCCCGTCGCCGATGCGTTCACCGCGGCGGTGGCGGTGTTGATCATCGCCTGTCCCTGCGCGCTCGGCCTGGCCACTCCGACCGCGCTGCTGGTCGGCACCGGACGCGGAGCCCAGCTGGGGATCCTGATCAAGGGACCGGAGGTGCTGGAGTCGACCCGCCGGGTGGACACGATCGTGGTGGACAAGACCGGTACGGTCACCGAGGGCAGGATGTCGCTGACCGAGGTGATCACCGGCACCGGGGTGGATCGCCAGCGGTTGCTGCGGCTGGCCGGCGGGCTGGAGAATGCCTCGGAGCATCCGATCGCCAGGGCCATCGCCGCCGCTGCGATCGACCAGGTCGGCGAGCTGCCCACTGTGGTCGATTTCGAGAATCTGGCCGGTCGCGGGGTACGCGGGAGCGTCGACGGTACGCAGGTACTGGCGGGTCGGGTGTCGCTGATCGCGGAGTCGTGTGAGGTGGATCCTGTCCTGCGCGATTCGCTGGCTCGGGCCGAGCGGACCGGCGGTACGGCCATCATGGTTGCCTTCGACGGCGCCGCGGTCGGTGTGCTGGTGGTCACCGACCGGTTGAAGCCGACCAGCGTCGAGGCCGTCGCTCAGTTCCGCCGGCTCGGTCTCACCCCGGTGCTGCTGACCGGGGACAATGCCGCCGTGGCCGCGCAGGTGGGTGCCGAGGTGGGGATCGATCGGGTGATCGCCGAGGTGCTGCCGGCGGGCAAGGTCGAGGTGGTCCGCGGATTGCAGGCCGGGGGGCGGGTGGTCGCCATGGTCGGTGACGGGGTGAACGATGCCCCGGCGCTGGCCCAGGCCGACCTCGGGCTGGCCATGGGCAGTGGCACCGATGTGGCGATCGAGGCCGCCGACATCACCTTGGTGCGTAATGATCTTCGTGCGGCCGGGGATGCGATCCGGCTGTCCCGCCGTACCCTCGGCACCATCCGGGCGAACCTGTTCTGGGCCTTCGCCTACAACACCGCCGCCATCCCGATCGCCGCGCTGGGACTGTTGAACCCGATGCTGGCCGGAGCGGCGATGGCGCTGTCGAGCGTCTTCGTGGTCACCAACAGCCTTCGGCTGCGCGGGTTCCGGGCGGCCTCGGACGATCCGGCGCAGGCGCTGCTGCCGGTCCCCGGCCGGGACGGTTGA
- a CDS encoding helix-turn-helix transcriptional regulator, translating to MPPEEDCPTDPVGAPGLLAGMGLSADAESLYRQLILEPMPAADTQHLQASVELLRAGLAYRNEDQLTAMPARLAVERWVADQEARIRQVRVGAQQYSALQRNTSGGFLELIRGVDRVRDAFAQLQLAATEQVRSFDREPYFDPPKISEVQPAVAADGVLYRTIYQRNALADPVEMTSIREAIALGEQARSFGELPMRMSISDTTMALLILPYGGTDDTGPVGADAVLIHPSALLDSMVRMFETIWSMSVAIPLSGDDQDAEVESRQLVSLLATGLTGAAIARELGVSERTVQRRIGRLFELLDADSRFSLGAQAARRGWI from the coding sequence ATGCCCCCGGAGGAAGACTGCCCGACCGATCCCGTCGGCGCGCCCGGTCTGCTCGCCGGGATGGGACTCAGCGCCGACGCCGAATCCCTCTATCGGCAGCTGATCCTGGAGCCGATGCCGGCTGCGGACACCCAGCACCTCCAGGCCTCGGTGGAGCTGCTGCGCGCCGGGTTGGCGTACCGCAACGAGGATCAGCTGACCGCCATGCCGGCCAGATTGGCCGTCGAACGCTGGGTGGCTGATCAGGAGGCCCGGATCCGGCAGGTACGGGTCGGCGCGCAGCAGTACAGCGCGCTGCAGCGCAACACCTCCGGTGGGTTCCTGGAGCTGATCCGGGGGGTGGATCGGGTCCGGGACGCCTTCGCCCAGTTGCAGTTGGCGGCCACCGAACAGGTCCGCTCCTTCGACCGGGAACCCTATTTCGACCCGCCCAAGATCTCCGAGGTGCAGCCGGCGGTGGCCGCCGACGGTGTCCTCTACCGGACCATCTATCAGCGCAATGCGCTGGCCGATCCGGTGGAGATGACCAGTATCCGGGAGGCGATCGCCCTCGGGGAGCAGGCCCGCAGTTTCGGTGAATTGCCGATGCGGATGTCGATCAGCGACACCACCATGGCGTTGCTGATCCTGCCCTACGGAGGCACCGACGACACCGGCCCGGTGGGGGCCGATGCGGTGCTGATCCACCCCTCGGCGCTGCTGGACTCGATGGTCCGGATGTTCGAGACGATCTGGTCCATGTCGGTGGCGATCCCGCTCTCCGGTGACGACCAGGACGCCGAGGTCGAGTCGCGGCAACTGGTGAGTCTGCTCGCCACCGGCCTGACCGGCGCCGCGATCGCCCGCGAACTGGGGGTCAGCGAACGTACCGTGCAACGCCGGATCGGCCGCCTGTTCGAGCTGCTGGATGCCGACAGCCGGTTCTCCCTCGGCGCCCAGGCGGCCCGTCGCGGCTGGATCTGA
- a CDS encoding alpha/beta fold hydrolase, with translation MSPQTTSTRKRRGLRRLASLIIAPALLGPLFIGAVAATEAEAATKTPNVKKLAGDLAKQKLTWEQCDFGTEALNERFNQPNVSCATVVVPKDWHNPDNGETWNIRISQAKNREVTDGRYQGTIFANPGGPGGSGLIWGPAMQERTPDLNPYYNYVGFDPRGVGDSSHAVCYPEVPDGASAAEQAKAIGDACSTNADVKTISTEQTAYDMDFIRYLLKAPKLDYIGYSYGTWLGSWYSKVFGANAGKVVLDSALDATEPTLQPGWYDAQPKARDRQFEMRLMNYIARHDDTYGLGTDAGEIYDSYLESSAALDELTLTLLWLFSGAYQAFPDNDYYPQAAAFVQVVVTFETSEDETTAKAARAATSDAEEDPAALADELLASLGDDDARDTLSVLRQTEEQTKSKRAAVEAQPYDSAFDFIRCNDGQWTQGANYWTKQNEKGAKKYPISAQLGIFAEIPACAYWRTNTVMPVADPETYPETIVVQAEMDSQTAWEAGRVSGTELPNTSFIAVDNEGSHGLFPYGTECTDRPIYNFFLKDKLPADIKVCQGLPLKVTGEDGELVPEDQTYENWGKLNKKAKHTFGPAGPFDPASTAKRTSSADEAGQQLLTQAETDPLVRAQIQRLYGQAGVEAMEKEGLLLPSGS, from the coding sequence ATGTCCCCCCAGACCACCTCGACCCGCAAGCGGAGAGGGCTTCGGCGACTGGCATCGCTGATCATCGCCCCTGCGCTGCTCGGGCCGCTGTTCATCGGCGCCGTCGCCGCCACCGAGGCCGAAGCCGCCACCAAGACCCCGAACGTGAAGAAGCTCGCCGGTGACCTGGCCAAGCAGAAGCTCACCTGGGAGCAGTGCGATTTCGGCACCGAGGCGTTGAACGAGCGGTTCAACCAGCCGAACGTCTCCTGCGCCACGGTCGTCGTACCGAAGGACTGGCACAACCCCGACAACGGTGAGACCTGGAACATCCGCATCTCCCAGGCCAAGAACCGGGAGGTGACCGACGGCCGCTATCAAGGAACGATCTTCGCCAACCCCGGCGGCCCCGGCGGCTCCGGCCTGATCTGGGGCCCGGCGATGCAGGAACGTACCCCGGACCTGAACCCGTACTACAACTACGTGGGCTTCGATCCCCGCGGTGTCGGCGACAGCAGCCATGCGGTCTGCTACCCCGAGGTTCCCGACGGGGCCAGCGCCGCCGAACAGGCCAAGGCCATCGGCGATGCCTGTTCGACCAATGCCGATGTGAAGACCATCAGCACCGAGCAGACCGCCTATGACATGGACTTCATCCGGTACCTGCTGAAGGCGCCGAAGCTCGACTACATCGGTTACTCCTACGGCACCTGGCTGGGTTCGTGGTACAGCAAGGTGTTCGGTGCCAATGCCGGCAAAGTGGTGCTCGACAGCGCGCTGGACGCCACCGAACCCACCCTGCAGCCCGGCTGGTACGACGCCCAGCCGAAGGCCCGCGACCGGCAGTTCGAGATGCGGCTGATGAACTACATCGCCCGCCACGACGACACCTACGGTCTGGGCACCGATGCCGGGGAGATCTACGACTCCTACCTGGAGTCCAGTGCGGCTCTGGACGAGCTCACGCTGACCCTCCTCTGGCTGTTCTCCGGGGCCTACCAGGCGTTCCCGGACAACGACTACTACCCGCAGGCCGCTGCCTTCGTGCAGGTCGTGGTCACCTTCGAGACCTCGGAGGACGAGACGACTGCCAAGGCCGCCCGCGCCGCCACCTCCGACGCCGAGGAGGATCCGGCCGCGCTGGCTGACGAACTGCTCGCCAGCCTCGGTGACGACGACGCGCGGGACACCTTGTCGGTGCTGCGGCAGACCGAGGAGCAGACGAAGTCGAAGCGTGCGGCGGTGGAGGCACAGCCCTACGACTCGGCCTTCGACTTCATCCGCTGCAACGACGGCCAGTGGACCCAGGGAGCGAACTACTGGACCAAGCAGAACGAGAAGGGCGCGAAGAAGTACCCGATCAGTGCCCAGCTCGGCATCTTCGCCGAGATCCCGGCCTGCGCCTACTGGCGTACCAACACCGTGATGCCGGTGGCCGACCCCGAGACGTACCCCGAAACCATCGTGGTGCAGGCCGAGATGGATTCCCAGACCGCGTGGGAAGCCGGCCGGGTCAGCGGCACCGAGTTGCCGAACACCAGCTTCATCGCCGTGGACAACGAGGGCAGCCACGGGCTGTTCCCCTACGGCACCGAGTGCACCGACCGGCCGATCTACAACTTCTTCCTGAAGGACAAGTTGCCGGCCGACATCAAGGTCTGCCAAGGCCTCCCGTTGAAGGTGACCGGTGAGGACGGTGAGCTGGTTCCGGAGGATCAGACCTACGAGAACTGGGGCAAGCTGAACAAGAAGGCCAAGCACACCTTCGGCCCGGCCGGTCCCTTCGACCCGGCGAGCACCGCGAAGCGGACCAGTTCGGCTGACGAGGCCGGCCAGCAGTTGCTGACCCAGGCCGAGACCGACCCGCTGGTCCGGGCGCAGATCCAGCGTCTGTACGGCCAGGCCGGTGTGGAGGCGATGGAGAAGGAGGGGCTGTTGCTGCCTTCGGGTTCCTGA
- a CDS encoding glycosyltransferase, translating to MRIALVTETFLPSVDGVVTRLTKAVERFTELGHEVLVVAPDLGVRSHAGAQVEGIPAIVVPFYRHRPFAMPHPKVARVLAEFSPDVIHAAQPIMMVTSAARYARRHRIPLVASYHTHIPRYLDLYPAWRWGKRAVWWHIRHQHGMVDLNLVTSQSLREELSAQGIRRIEVLPRGVDTVTRHPRFASATMRDRLSDRHPEDRLLIFVGRLAAEKQIETLRPLLDRSPNLRLAIIGDGPYRGALERAFAGSNTVFTGFLRGDDLAAAFASADGFLFPSVTETLGLVIAEAMASGVPVIAAKSGPTLEQVTDGYDGLLYSADDQASLDHAVQRLDDPELVDRIRGNARAAAEAQSWQAASDALLEHYRSVLPGNHA from the coding sequence ATGAGGATCGCGCTGGTCACCGAGACCTTCCTGCCCAGTGTCGACGGGGTGGTCACCCGGCTGACCAAGGCGGTCGAGCGGTTCACCGAGCTCGGTCATGAGGTGCTGGTGGTCGCTCCGGACCTGGGGGTACGCAGCCACGCCGGCGCCCAGGTCGAGGGAATTCCGGCGATCGTGGTGCCGTTCTACCGGCACCGGCCGTTCGCCATGCCGCACCCGAAGGTCGCCCGGGTGCTGGCCGAGTTCTCCCCCGATGTGATCCACGCCGCCCAACCGATCATGATGGTGACCTCGGCGGCCCGTTATGCCCGGCGGCACCGGATCCCGCTCGTCGCCAGCTATCACACCCACATCCCGCGCTATCTGGACCTGTACCCGGCCTGGCGCTGGGGCAAGCGCGCCGTGTGGTGGCACATCCGGCATCAGCACGGCATGGTCGACCTGAACCTGGTCACCAGCCAGAGCCTGCGCGAAGAGCTTTCTGCACAAGGGATTCGGCGGATCGAGGTGCTGCCGCGCGGTGTTGACACGGTCACCCGGCATCCACGGTTCGCGAGCGCGACGATGCGGGACCGGCTCAGCGATCGGCATCCCGAGGACCGGTTGTTGATCTTCGTCGGCCGGCTCGCCGCGGAGAAGCAGATCGAGACGCTACGACCGTTGCTGGACCGATCGCCGAACCTGCGGTTGGCGATCATCGGCGACGGACCGTACCGCGGTGCACTGGAACGAGCCTTTGCCGGCAGCAACACCGTGTTCACCGGTTTCCTCCGCGGTGATGATCTTGCAGCGGCCTTCGCCAGCGCCGACGGCTTCCTGTTCCCCTCGGTCACCGAGACCCTCGGCCTGGTGATCGCCGAGGCGATGGCCTCCGGCGTACCGGTGATCGCCGCGAAGTCCGGTCCGACACTCGAACAGGTCACCGACGGGTACGACGGACTCCTCTACAGCGCCGACGACCAGGCCAGCCTTGATCATGCAGTACAGCGGCTGGACGATCCCGAACTGGTCGACCGGATCCGCGGCAATGCTCGCGCAGCGGCAGAGGCCCAGTCCTGGCAAGCCGCCAGTGATGCCCTGCTGGAGCACTACCGCTCGGTACTCCCCGGCAACCACGCCTGA
- a CDS encoding NAD-dependent epimerase/dehydratase family protein, with product MTIIVAGGDGFCGWPTALHLSDQGHDVVIVDNLVRRRIDEELGSNSMTPILSLAERAAAWAEVSGKQIEVRTGDLTDYDFVRTLFTDIRPETFVHFAQHRSAPYSMIDREHAIENHRNNVEGTLNVLWAIKDHAPDCHLVKLGTMGEYGQPNIDIEEGWIEIEHKGRTDRLPYPKQPGSFYHLTKVHDSDNIMFACRVWGIRATDLNQGVVYGLETEQTRRDPRLVNRFDYDAVFGTALNRFLIQAAIGHDLTVYGGGSQTRGYLNISDTVRCLEIACANPADRGEFRVFNQFTEQFSVNQLADKVQQVARNEGIEVGIAHIDNPRVEKYDHYYNAVNTNLIDLGLQPHLLTDEVLVEILDAARKHVDRVRTELVMPTVTWR from the coding sequence ATGACGATCATCGTCGCCGGTGGAGACGGCTTCTGTGGCTGGCCCACCGCCCTCCATCTTTCCGACCAGGGACACGACGTCGTGATCGTCGACAACCTGGTCCGCCGCCGGATCGACGAGGAGCTCGGGTCCAACTCGATGACCCCGATCCTGTCGCTGGCCGAGCGGGCCGCGGCGTGGGCCGAGGTCTCGGGCAAACAGATCGAGGTACGTACCGGTGACCTGACCGACTACGACTTCGTCCGCACGCTGTTCACCGACATCCGGCCGGAGACCTTCGTCCACTTCGCCCAGCACCGCAGCGCCCCGTACTCGATGATCGATCGCGAGCACGCGATCGAGAACCACCGGAACAATGTCGAGGGTACGTTGAACGTGCTCTGGGCGATCAAGGATCATGCCCCGGACTGTCATCTGGTGAAGCTGGGGACGATGGGCGAGTACGGTCAGCCGAACATCGACATCGAAGAGGGCTGGATCGAGATCGAGCACAAGGGTCGGACCGACCGGTTGCCGTACCCGAAGCAGCCCGGTTCGTTCTACCACCTGACGAAGGTCCACGACAGCGACAACATCATGTTCGCCTGTCGGGTCTGGGGCATCCGGGCCACCGATCTGAACCAGGGTGTGGTCTACGGTCTGGAGACCGAGCAGACCCGCCGCGATCCCCGGTTGGTGAACCGTTTCGACTACGACGCGGTTTTCGGCACCGCGCTCAACCGGTTCCTGATCCAGGCCGCGATCGGCCATGACCTAACCGTCTACGGCGGCGGATCGCAGACCCGCGGTTACCTGAACATCTCCGACACCGTGCGCTGCCTGGAGATCGCCTGTGCGAACCCGGCCGACCGCGGTGAGTTCCGGGTGTTCAACCAGTTCACCGAGCAGTTCTCGGTCAACCAGCTCGCCGACAAGGTGCAGCAGGTGGCCCGCAACGAGGGCATCGAGGTGGGTATCGCCCACATCGACAACCCGCGGGTGGAGAAGTACGACCACTACTACAACGCGGTGAACACGAACCTGATCGATCTTGGCCTGCAGCCGCATCTGCTGACCGACGAGGTACTGGTGGAGATCCTCGACGCCGCCCGCAAACATGTCGACCGGGTACGTACCGAACTCGTCATGCCGACGGTCACCTGGCGTTGA
- a CDS encoding mycoredoxin: MTEIETAPLTLYTTSWCPYCHRLKSGLRAEGIEWREIDIEADPAAAEFVGSVNGGNHVVPTVLYADGTTATNPSAAEVRAKLGS; encoded by the coding sequence GTGACTGAGATCGAGACCGCCCCGCTGACCCTCTACACGACGTCGTGGTGCCCTTACTGCCACCGGCTGAAGAGCGGTCTGCGCGCCGAGGGCATCGAGTGGCGCGAGATCGACATCGAGGCCGATCCGGCGGCCGCCGAATTCGTCGGCAGCGTCAACGGCGGCAACCACGTCGTGCCCACCGTCCTCTACGCTGACGGCACGACTGCGACCAACCCCTCGGCAGCCGAGGTACGGGCCAAGCTCGGCAGCTGA